The Apium graveolens cultivar Ventura chromosome 11, ASM990537v1, whole genome shotgun sequence genome has a window encoding:
- the LOC141695051 gene encoding cation/H(+) antiporter 18-like has product MFGSNGTVKCPSPMKATSNGVFQGDDPLDYALPLAILQICIVLILSRFLAYILKPLRQPRVIAEIVGGILLGPSALGRNKSFLNTVFPPRSLTVLDTLANLGLLFFLFLVGLELDLKSLRRTGKKSLCIALAGISVPFVLGIGVSFILRGSVSKGVSEGPFLVFMGVALSITAFPVLARILAELKLLTTDVGRIAMSAAAVNDVAAWILLALAIALSGTGRSPLISLWVLLCGAGFVLACTFIVPPLFKRMAQHCPEGEPVDEVYVCAILASVLAAGFVTDTIGIHALFGAFVVGVLVPKEGPIAASLVEKVEDLVSGLLLPLYFVSSGLKTDVTTIQGAQSWGLLVLVIFTACFGKIIGTVVVSLLSKVPFQEAIALGVLMNTKGLVELIVLNIGKDRGVLNDQTFAILVLMALVTTFMTTPIVLAVYKPAKQLAKAGYKHRTVQRNDTSSQLRMLVCFHSSRDIPSLINLIEASRGIGKKEGLRVYAMHLMELSERSSAMLAVHKARRNGLPFWNSTQNSDSTQIVVAFEAFQQLSKVSIRPTTAISPMSNMHEDICNSAYSKGAAMIILPFHKHQRLDGHLETTRADFRHVNRKVLEHAPCSVGLLIDRGLGGPTHIAASNVNSVMTVLFFGGHDDHEALAYGAWMAEHPGINLIIVRFKLQPKVMGEVVSINMDDVSNAEESNFDEEILDAYKKNVSEHSSITYEERVVSTAAETTEAIREYNRCNLFLVGRMPDGELAAALKTKCECPELGPIGSLLTSPTFSTTASVLVVQQYHSQLSTHALASLKEEGEVEDINKDDSDSN; this is encoded by the exons ATGTTCGGCTCCAATGGTACAGTCAAGTGTCCAAGTCCGATGAAAGCTACATCTAATGGAGTGTTCCAAGGAGATGATCCTCTTGATTATGCACTTCCTTTAGCAATTTTGCAGATATGCATAGTGCTGATACTCTCAAGGTTTCTGGCTTACATTCTTAAACCCTTACGGCAGCCTAGAGTCATTGCCGAGATCGTC GGAGGAATTTTACTTGGTCCGTCAGCTCTGGGTCGTAACAAAAGCTTTCTCAACACAGTTTTTCCACCTAGAAGTCTAACAGTGTTGGATACGCTAGCTAACCTCGGTCTCCTCTTCTTCCTGTTCCTTGTTGGGCTTGAGTTAGACCTGAAGTCCCTTCGTCGGACAGGAAAGAAGTCTTTGTGCATTGCCCTTGCAGGAATAAGCGTTCCTTTTGTGTTGGGAATTGGAGTATCATTTATCCTCCGTGGAAGTGTTTCCAAGGGTGTGAGTGAAGGTCCTTTTCTGGTTTTCATGGGAGTGGCCCTTTCTATTACTGCCTTCCCTGTCTTGGCTCGAATTCTTGCTGAGCTCAAACTTTTAACTACTGATGTTGGCAGAATAGCAATGTCCGCAGCAGCAGTTAATGATGTTGCAGCCTGGATTCTGCTAGCTCTTGCCATTGCGCTCTCTGGAACTGGACGCTCTCCTCTCATTTCACTGTGGGTTCTTCTGTGTGGTGCTGGCTTTGTTTTAGCTTGCACGTTTATTGTGCCACCCCTATTTAAAAGGATGGCTCAACATTGCCCTGAAGGTGAACCAGTTGATGAAGTTTATGTCTGCGCTATTTTAGCATCAGTTTTGGCTGCAGGGTTTGTAACTGATACTATAGGTATCCATGCTCTCTTTGGGGCCTTTGTGGTTGGAGTTCTTGTTCCAAAGGAAGGACCAATTGCTGCTTCCCTTGTTGAAAAAGTTGAGGATCTAGTTTCTGGACTTCTGCTCCCACTGTATTTCGTCTCAAGTGGTTTGAAAACTGATGTGACCACCATCCAGGGTGCTCAGTCATGGGGTCTCCTTGTTTTGGTCATATTCACAGCTTGTTTTGGGAAGATCATTGGAACTGTAGTGGTGTCACTTTTGTCTAAAGTGCCGTTTCAAGAGGCTATAGCTCTGGGTGTTTTGATGAACACAAAGGGTTTGGTGGAGCTCATTGTCCTTAATATTGGCAAAGACAGAGGG GTATTGAATGATCAAACATTTGCCATTTTGGTTCTGATGGCTCTCGTCACTACTTTCATGACAACGCCAATAGTTCTAGCAGTATATAAGCCAGCTAAACAATTGGCTAAAGCTGGATACAAGCATAGAACAGTTCAGAGGAATGACACTAGCTCTCAACTCCGGATGCTGGTGTGCTTCCATAGTTCTAGGGACATCCCCTCGTTGATCAACCTCATCGAGGCTTCACGTGGGATAGGGAAGAAGGAAGGACTTCGTGTTTATGCCATGCACTTAATGGAGCTGTCCGAGAGATCATCTGCTATGCTAGCGGTCCACAAGGCAAGAAGGAACGGACTTCCCTTCTGGAATTCAACACAGAATTCTGATTCCACCCAAATTGTTGTTGCCTTTGAAGCTTTCCAACAATTGAGTAAAGTGTCCATTCGACCAACAACAGCAATTTCACCAATGTCCAATATGCACGAGGACATCTGTAACAGTGCTTACAGTAAAGGGGCTGCTATGATAATTCTTCCATTCCACAAGCATCAGAGGCTAGATGGACACTTAGAGACAACTAGAGCCGATTTTAGACATGTAAACCGCAAAGTTCTTGAGCATGCACCTTGCTCAGTTGGTTTATTAATAGATCGAGGACTTGGTGGACCAACACATATAGCTGCCAGCAATGTTAACTCAGTCATGACTGTCCTTTTCTTCGGAGGCCATGATGATCATGAAGCACTTGCTTATGGTGCTTGGATGGCTGAGCACCCTGGTATAAATTTGATCATTGTTCGTTTTAAGTTGCAGCCAAAAGTTATGGGAGAGGTTGTCAGCATCAACATGGATGATGTTTCCAATGCTGAAGAAAGCAACTTTGATGAAGAAATTCTAGATGCCTATAAGAAGAATGTGTCAGAACATAGCTCCATCACATATGAAGAGAGAGTAGTGAGTACTGCTGCAGAAACAACTGAGGCTATTCGCGAGTATAATCGCTGCAATCTGTTTCTGGTTGGAAGAATGCCCGACGGGGAGTTAGCTGCCGCTTTGAAAACTAAATGTGAGTGCCCAGAACTGGGGCCAATTGGGAGCTTGTTAACATCCCCAACATTCTCAACAACTGCTTCAGTTTTGGTGGTGCAGCAGTATCATAGTCAGCTGTCTACGCATGCCTTAGCTTCACTAAAAGAGGAAGGAGAGGTAGAAGACATCAACAAGGATGACTCTGATTCCAACTGA